The proteins below come from a single Ruficoccus amylovorans genomic window:
- a CDS encoding SLC13 family permease yields MHLTGQTDLTLIVFLLVYVAMGFGTLPGFKVDRTGAAIVGMLAMLTMGSITSEAAWDAIDYRTVGMLFGLMVVSAAFAVSGFYAWTAQRVAALPVSPPILLAVLIAVGGGLSSLLTNDVVVVAMTPLLVSLTLARGLNPVPFLLAFCFAANSGSAGTLIGSPQNMIAAQGLGLSFDGFLKVAGIPALISLPLVWAVVAFMYRKRWSIPKTAETDIPTAPAEEAPKFDMGETIKGAIVASGVIVAFIFSPWPRELIALAAAGVLLISRRTSSKDMLKNVDGNLLLLIMGLFVVNAAFANTGLPQEILARLREAGIDLNHPFSLFIVGGTLSNIVGNNPTVMLLVPYLHPGETANALGAALALGTGFSSNMIIFGSLAGIIVVEQAAACGIKISFGEFAKAGIPVTLVSMALAAVWILFMAGF; encoded by the coding sequence ATGCACCTCACCGGCCAAACGGACCTGACCCTCATTGTCTTTCTGCTCGTCTATGTGGCCATGGGCTTCGGCACCCTGCCGGGGTTCAAGGTGGACCGCACGGGCGCGGCCATCGTTGGCATGCTCGCCATGCTCACGATGGGCAGCATCACCTCCGAGGCCGCCTGGGACGCCATCGACTACCGCACGGTCGGGATGCTCTTCGGACTCATGGTCGTATCGGCCGCCTTCGCTGTGTCCGGCTTTTACGCCTGGACGGCTCAGCGCGTAGCCGCCCTCCCTGTCAGCCCCCCGATCCTGCTGGCCGTGCTCATCGCCGTCGGCGGCGGATTGTCCTCGTTGCTGACCAACGACGTGGTCGTCGTCGCCATGACTCCGCTGCTGGTTTCGCTCACCCTGGCCCGCGGGCTGAATCCCGTGCCCTTCCTGCTGGCCTTCTGCTTCGCCGCCAACAGCGGCTCGGCCGGGACGCTCATCGGCAGCCCGCAAAACATGATTGCCGCGCAGGGTCTGGGACTGTCCTTCGACGGTTTCCTGAAAGTGGCTGGCATCCCGGCGTTGATCTCGCTGCCGCTGGTGTGGGCGGTGGTCGCCTTCATGTACCGCAAGCGCTGGAGCATCCCCAAAACCGCCGAAACGGACATCCCCACCGCTCCCGCCGAAGAGGCCCCGAAGTTCGACATGGGCGAAACAATTAAGGGGGCCATCGTGGCGAGCGGCGTCATCGTGGCGTTTATTTTCAGCCCCTGGCCGCGTGAGTTGATCGCGTTGGCCGCAGCGGGCGTGCTGCTGATCAGCCGCCGCACCTCCTCCAAAGACATGCTCAAAAACGTGGACGGCAATCTGCTGCTCCTGATCATGGGTCTGTTCGTGGTCAACGCCGCCTTTGCCAACACCGGACTGCCGCAGGAAATCCTCGCCCGGCTGCGCGAGGCGGGGATCGACCTGAACCACCCCTTTTCCCTCTTCATCGTCGGCGGGACGCTCAGCAACATCGTCGGCAACAACCCGACCGTCATGCTGCTGGTCCCCTACCTGCATCCCGGCGAGACCGCCAACGCTCTCGGGGCCGCCCTCGCCCTGGGGACCGGCTTCTCCAGCAACATGATCATCTTCGGCAGCCTGGCCGGGATCATCGTTGTGGAGCAAGCGGCGGCCTGCGGGATCAAGATCAGCTTCGGCGAATTCGCCAAGGCGGGCATCCCCGTCACTCTCGTCAGCATGGCTCTGGCCGCGGTCTGGATCTTGTTCATGGCCGGTTTTTGA
- a CDS encoding BCCT family transporter has protein sequence MKKSARLIDKPTFLGALGLLLAATLPLVFWPASGEKWVSVARAFMVDEVGFGYLVLGLGAFLFMIYIVFSKIGQIKLGDPDEDPEFATGSWAAMLFCGGIGASILYWGIIEWAYYFTNPPFGAEPGSEEAISWATAYGMFHWGPIAWAIYLIPALPIAYFYYVRNRPVLKVSAAVAPVIGDKWVESWPGKVIDILFIFGLLGGAATTLGLAAPMITEGMHELFGLPKSNFMQIMALLGCTVVFAVSSYVGLEKGLKLLSNINLWLAVALLAFVLIVGPTMFMLETGLSSLGRMLNNFFTMATYTESFGGLAGFSKTHFPQDWTIFYWAWWLVFAPSMGLFIARISRGRTIREMVIGSICFGSAGCFLFFIVLGNYGLHLQLSGELDIVSILKEDNAFTAIFAVLNTLPFKWVVVLAFTVLAVLFTATSFDSISYILASVVQKDVSEEPMAWNRLFWAFALTFMPTVLLLLGGLETLQTAAIVGGLPLLAITVMLSISTLRVARLDLMLHPDYTEPVINIENVPEVDPWSPAGHALKTFEEKKDQLQKALKEELERKRELRTFKEQIRQTKAFRAFHLRGHDTLDVIRLERLRELEKAANDASERRIETVREAQEARANFDRAVVEQSATKQDNAGDDSGADAKA, from the coding sequence ATCAAAAAATCCGCCCGTTTAATAGATAAGCCCACCTTTTTGGGTGCTCTGGGGTTGCTTTTGGCGGCGACCTTGCCGCTGGTGTTCTGGCCGGCCTCGGGCGAAAAATGGGTGTCGGTTGCGCGCGCCTTCATGGTCGATGAGGTCGGATTTGGCTACCTTGTCCTGGGACTGGGAGCCTTTTTGTTCATGATCTATATCGTTTTCAGCAAGATCGGGCAGATCAAGCTGGGCGACCCGGATGAGGATCCTGAGTTTGCCACTGGCTCGTGGGCAGCGATGCTCTTTTGCGGCGGGATCGGGGCGAGTATCCTGTACTGGGGGATTATCGAGTGGGCCTACTATTTTACCAATCCGCCCTTTGGGGCCGAGCCCGGGAGCGAGGAGGCCATTAGTTGGGCCACGGCTTACGGGATGTTCCACTGGGGGCCGATCGCGTGGGCGATTTACCTGATCCCGGCCCTCCCGATCGCGTATTTTTACTATGTGCGCAACCGGCCCGTGTTGAAAGTTTCGGCGGCGGTCGCGCCGGTCATCGGTGACAAGTGGGTCGAGAGCTGGCCGGGCAAAGTGATTGATATTCTTTTCATCTTCGGCCTGCTGGGCGGGGCGGCGACGACGCTCGGGCTGGCCGCCCCCATGATCACCGAGGGCATGCACGAGCTCTTCGGCCTGCCCAAGTCAAACTTCATGCAAATCATGGCCCTGTTGGGCTGTACGGTGGTCTTTGCGGTTTCCTCCTATGTGGGACTTGAAAAGGGCCTGAAGCTGCTCAGCAATATCAACCTGTGGCTGGCGGTCGCTCTGTTGGCCTTTGTGCTGATCGTTGGGCCGACGATGTTCATGCTCGAAACGGGGCTCTCCTCGCTGGGCAGGATGCTGAACAACTTTTTCACCATGGCGACCTATACCGAGTCCTTCGGTGGGCTGGCCGGTTTCAGTAAAACCCACTTCCCGCAGGACTGGACGATTTTTTACTGGGCCTGGTGGCTGGTCTTTGCCCCGAGCATGGGGCTGTTTATCGCCCGCATTTCGCGTGGCCGTACGATCCGCGAGATGGTGATCGGCTCGATTTGCTTCGGCTCGGCGGGCTGCTTCCTGTTCTTTATCGTCCTGGGTAACTATGGACTGCACCTGCAACTGAGCGGGGAGCTGGATATTGTGAGCATCCTCAAGGAGGACAACGCCTTTACCGCGATCTTCGCCGTGCTCAACACGCTGCCGTTCAAATGGGTGGTGGTGCTGGCCTTTACTGTGCTGGCGGTGCTGTTCACGGCGACGAGCTTCGACTCCATTTCGTATATCCTGGCTTCGGTCGTGCAGAAGGATGTCTCCGAAGAGCCGATGGCCTGGAACCGGCTATTCTGGGCTTTCGCGCTGACCTTTATGCCAACGGTGCTGCTCCTGCTCGGTGGACTGGAAACGCTCCAGACGGCGGCCATCGTGGGTGGGCTTCCCTTGCTGGCCATTACCGTCATGCTGTCCATCTCGACGCTGCGCGTGGCGCGGCTGGACCTGATGCTGCACCCGGATTATACCGAGCCGGTCATCAACATCGAGAACGTTCCCGAGGTCGATCCCTGGTCGCCCGCCGGGCACGCACTGAAGACGTTTGAGGAGAAAAAGGATCAATTGCAGAAGGCCCTGAAAGAGGAACTGGAGCGCAAACGCGAGCTGCGAACCTTTAAGGAGCAAATCCGCCAGACCAAGGCCTTCCGCGCCTTTCACCTGCGCGGCCATGACACCTTGGACGTGATCCGCCTGGAGCGTCTGCGGGAACTGGAAAAAGCCGCCAACGACGCCAGCGAACGCCGGATCGAAACCGTCCGCGAGGCTCAGGAGGCGCGGGCTAATTTCGACCGGGCCGTGGTCGAGCAATCGGCCACGAAACAGGACAACGCCGGCGACGACTCCGGAGCCGACGCGAAAGCATAA
- the pheT gene encoding phenylalanine--tRNA ligase subunit beta, producing the protein MKISLNWLKNYVDLDVSAEQLANDLPMIGLEVEGVESTGLPQFENLVVGEILSREQHPDADRLGVCMVKVGDGEPQQIVCGASNYKVGDRVPVALPGCVLPGDFKIKASKLRGVPSNGMMCSAKELGMGEDHAGLLILEQRPEIGTPINDVFPGGDTVIELELTANRGDCLSHIGVAREIAALYAKELRLPKVKQHPGTGEGLISAVEVETADCPLYTARSIKGVKIAPSPEWLKKALEAVGLRPINNVVDVTNYVLMETGQPLHAFDASKIRGGKIVVRPAAEGEEITTLDGHKRKLAAGMMVIADAERPLVVAGVMGSLDAEVDASTTDIVLESAYFRPGSIRAASRALNLFSDSSHRFSRDVDPVGVDFAARRAIDLILQVAGGEVVGKSIIVGEPPRGDRTITITPDYVRRVCGFEVEDSAIAETFTRLGFTVDTSSYQWSVLVPSFRPEVDRPIDLVEEFIRLHGTADIPESRVKVTGLTREDDALAVFNRQAVQKLVGENFAECSHYTLTDGTGVAKWFGQERADALRLDNPLTTEQSHLRPSLIPGLLDALRLNFNNGNHPARLCETGRVFRTVEGKLWELASVAFVIAVDDGRRRWRDREAPDFFTAKKLVAELATLAGIKPAKLDYKVIEDEAFWQPGHSARAACWKKNGYKAFAGLVSVDALKDWDLDTLVLAGELILLPEFLEKKTGKTIRLSPFSSFPASTRDLALVVDAATTAEAVRRDLLKAASKAIGKAGFACEGVEAFDLYAGQGLPEGKKSLAFAISFRAPDRTLTDKEVNAAFDAIQAAVKDMGYTTRT; encoded by the coding sequence ATGAAAATCTCCCTCAACTGGCTCAAGAACTACGTCGATCTCGACGTGAGCGCGGAACAACTGGCCAACGACCTGCCCATGATCGGGCTTGAGGTCGAGGGCGTCGAATCCACCGGCCTGCCGCAGTTTGAAAACCTCGTGGTCGGAGAAATCCTCTCCCGCGAGCAGCACCCCGACGCCGACCGCCTCGGCGTGTGCATGGTCAAGGTCGGCGACGGCGAGCCCCAGCAGATCGTCTGCGGCGCGAGTAATTACAAGGTCGGCGACCGCGTGCCCGTGGCCCTGCCCGGCTGCGTCCTGCCCGGCGATTTCAAGATCAAGGCGAGCAAGCTGCGCGGCGTCCCCTCCAACGGCATGATGTGCTCGGCCAAGGAGCTGGGCATGGGCGAGGACCATGCCGGCCTGCTCATTCTGGAGCAGCGCCCCGAGATCGGCACGCCGATCAACGACGTATTCCCCGGCGGCGACACCGTGATCGAGCTTGAACTGACCGCCAACCGCGGCGATTGCCTCAGCCACATCGGCGTGGCCCGCGAAATCGCCGCGCTTTATGCCAAGGAGCTGCGCCTGCCCAAGGTCAAGCAGCACCCCGGCACCGGCGAGGGGCTGATCTCCGCCGTCGAGGTCGAGACCGCCGACTGCCCGCTCTACACCGCCCGCTCCATCAAGGGCGTGAAAATCGCCCCCTCCCCCGAGTGGCTGAAAAAGGCCCTCGAAGCCGTCGGCCTGCGCCCGATCAACAACGTGGTGGACGTGACCAACTACGTGCTGATGGAAACCGGCCAGCCGCTGCACGCCTTTGACGCCAGTAAAATCCGGGGCGGCAAGATCGTGGTCCGCCCCGCCGCCGAGGGCGAGGAAATCACCACCCTTGACGGGCACAAGCGCAAGCTCGCCGCCGGGATGATGGTCATCGCCGACGCTGAGCGCCCGCTCGTGGTTGCGGGTGTCATGGGCAGCCTCGACGCCGAAGTGGACGCCTCCACGACCGACATCGTGCTGGAGAGCGCCTACTTCCGCCCCGGCTCCATCCGCGCCGCCTCGCGCGCGCTCAACCTATTTTCCGACAGCTCGCACCGCTTCTCGCGCGATGTCGATCCGGTCGGGGTGGACTTCGCCGCCCGCCGCGCCATCGACCTCATCCTGCAAGTGGCCGGGGGCGAAGTCGTCGGCAAGAGCATCATCGTCGGCGAGCCGCCCCGGGGCGACCGCACCATCACGATCACCCCCGACTACGTGCGCCGCGTCTGCGGCTTCGAGGTGGAGGACAGCGCCATCGCCGAGACCTTTACCCGCCTGGGCTTCACGGTGGACACCAGTTCCTACCAGTGGAGCGTGCTCGTGCCCTCCTTCCGCCCGGAGGTGGACCGCCCGATTGACCTCGTGGAGGAGTTCATCCGCCTGCACGGCACGGCGGACATCCCCGAGTCACGGGTCAAAGTCACCGGCCTCACCCGCGAGGACGATGCGCTGGCCGTCTTTAACCGCCAGGCCGTGCAAAAGCTCGTGGGCGAGAACTTCGCCGAGTGCTCGCACTATACCCTGACCGACGGCACCGGCGTGGCCAAGTGGTTCGGGCAGGAGCGCGCCGACGCCCTCCGCCTCGACAACCCGCTCACGACCGAGCAGAGCCACCTGCGCCCCTCGCTCATCCCCGGTCTGCTCGACGCCCTGCGCCTGAACTTCAACAACGGCAACCACCCGGCCCGCCTCTGCGAGACCGGACGCGTCTTCCGCACCGTCGAGGGCAAGCTCTGGGAACTGGCCAGCGTCGCCTTTGTCATCGCCGTGGACGACGGACGCCGCCGCTGGCGTGACCGCGAAGCCCCGGACTTTTTCACCGCCAAAAAGCTCGTGGCCGAGCTGGCCACACTCGCCGGGATCAAACCGGCCAAGCTCGACTACAAGGTGATCGAGGACGAGGCCTTCTGGCAGCCGGGCCACTCCGCCCGCGCCGCCTGCTGGAAGAAAAACGGCTACAAGGCCTTCGCCGGGCTGGTCAGCGTGGACGCGCTCAAGGACTGGGACCTGGACACGCTCGTGCTGGCGGGGGAACTCATCCTCCTGCCCGAGTTTCTGGAGAAAAAGACCGGCAAGACTATTCGCCTGAGCCCGTTCAGCAGCTTCCCGGCCTCGACCCGCGACCTCGCGCTCGTGGTCGATGCGGCCACCACCGCCGAAGCCGTCCGCCGCGACCTGCTCAAGGCCGCCTCCAAGGCCATCGGCAAGGCGGGCTTCGCCTGCGAGGGGGTTGAAGCCTTCGACCTCTACGCCGGACAGGGCTTGCCCGAGGGGAAAAAGAGCCTGGCCTTTGCCATCAGCTTCCGCGCCCCCGACCGCACCCTGACCGACAAGGAAGTCAACGCCGCCTTCGACGCCATCCAGGCAGCCGTGAAGGACATGGGCTACACCACCCGCACCTAG
- the pheS gene encoding phenylalanine--tRNA ligase subunit alpha: MKEQLAAIVTEVESAVPALEKRAAFEAFKATISGPNGKLTAAMKGMKDVPKEDKPAMGKLLNETKQQIEALYAATLERIEAAETAEKLGPPIDPTLPCPDIASGSLHPLTQTRRLMEAAFRKVGFTVAEGPELETEWFCFDALNTPEDHPARDAQDTLFLPEAAAVDNVTKHGSERYLMRSHTSTVQIRAMMKEEPPLRIISPGRVFRRDTTDATHSANFHQMEGLYVDKNVTVVDLKAILDYFVAEIFGKGSTVRLRPSFFPFTEPSFELDMKTPNLGKLSNQWIELGGCGMVDPNVFRHVGYDPEKWTGYAFGMGIERIAMIVHGIDDIRYFYQNDLRFLQQFA; the protein is encoded by the coding sequence ATGAAAGAGCAACTCGCAGCCATCGTGACCGAAGTCGAGAGCGCCGTGCCCGCGCTGGAAAAGCGCGCCGCGTTCGAAGCGTTCAAGGCCACTATCTCCGGCCCCAACGGCAAGCTGACCGCCGCCATGAAGGGCATGAAGGACGTCCCGAAGGAGGACAAGCCCGCCATGGGCAAGCTCCTCAACGAGACCAAGCAGCAGATCGAGGCCCTCTACGCCGCGACCCTGGAGCGCATCGAGGCCGCCGAGACCGCCGAGAAGCTCGGCCCGCCCATCGACCCGACCCTGCCCTGCCCCGACATCGCCTCGGGCAGCCTGCACCCGCTCACCCAGACGCGCCGCCTGATGGAGGCCGCCTTCCGCAAGGTCGGCTTCACCGTGGCCGAGGGCCCCGAGCTGGAAACCGAGTGGTTCTGCTTTGACGCGCTCAACACACCCGAGGACCACCCCGCCCGCGACGCCCAGGACACGCTCTTTTTGCCCGAAGCCGCCGCGGTGGACAACGTGACCAAGCACGGCTCCGAGCGCTACCTCATGCGCTCCCACACCTCTACGGTGCAGATCCGCGCCATGATGAAGGAGGAGCCGCCCCTGCGCATCATTTCCCCCGGACGGGTCTTCCGCCGCGACACCACCGACGCCACCCACAGCGCCAACTTCCACCAGATGGAGGGCCTCTACGTGGACAAAAACGTCACCGTGGTGGACTTGAAGGCGATCCTCGACTACTTCGTGGCGGAGATCTTCGGCAAGGGTTCGACCGTGCGCCTGCGCCCGAGCTTTTTCCCCTTCACCGAGCCCTCCTTCGAGCTGGACATGAAGACCCCCAACCTCGGCAAGCTCTCCAACCAGTGGATCGAGCTGGGCGGCTGCGGCATGGTCGATCCCAACGTCTTCAGGCACGTCGGCTACGACCCCGAAAAATGGACCGGCTACGCCTTCGGCATGGGCATCGAGCGCATCGCCATGATCGTCCACGGCATCGACGACATCCGCTATTTCTACCAGAACGACCTGCGCTTCCTCCAGCAGTTCGCTTGA
- the rplT gene encoding 50S ribosomal protein L20 has product MPRATNAPASRERRKRVLKSTKGYFGNKSRLFRYAKDAAMHAGVYAYRDRRKKKTEFRQLWIIRINAACRINGIAYSRFMAGLKAANIELDRKALSELAIHDEAAFAALVEKAKTAVNA; this is encoded by the coding sequence ATGCCTAGAGCAACCAACGCACCCGCTTCGCGCGAACGTCGCAAGCGCGTCCTCAAGTCCACCAAGGGCTACTTCGGCAACAAGTCCCGGCTGTTTCGCTACGCCAAGGACGCTGCCATGCACGCCGGCGTTTACGCCTACCGCGACCGCCGCAAGAAAAAGACGGAGTTCCGCCAGCTGTGGATCATCCGTATCAACGCCGCCTGCCGCATCAACGGCATCGCCTACAGCCGATTTATGGCCGGTCTCAAAGCCGCCAACATTGAGCTGGACCGCAAGGCTCTGAGCGAACTCGCCATCCATGACGAGGCCGCTTTCGCCGCCCTGGTCGAAAAGGCCAAGACCGCGGTCAACGCCTAA
- the rpmI gene encoding 50S ribosomal protein L35, which translates to MSQKTRKAMAKRFKVTGTGKVMRRKPNHRHLLRNKSSKQKRAARQDQLVPSGYVKQLRVGLPHHDI; encoded by the coding sequence ATGAGTCAGAAAACCCGCAAAGCAATGGCCAAGCGCTTCAAGGTGACCGGCACCGGGAAGGTTATGCGTCGCAAACCCAACCACCGCCACCTCCTGCGCAACAAGAGCTCCAAGCAAAAGCGTGCCGCCCGTCAGGACCAGCTCGTCCCGTCAGGCTACGTCAAGCAGCTCCGTGTCGGCCTCCCGCATCACGATATCTAA
- a CDS encoding endonuclease/exonuclease/phosphatase family protein, whose amino-acid sequence MTTRHAPVLFNHLSAEVDDKKQAPQAVALHFPAHCSNVRAMRKKKTGNWFRRRSRLSQAGIVLALLLMGLILIGGRMFATWHVQPAVSSPDALEQSPWFPLPPGEATLRLATWNVWGLPALTPHRAKRIQALAETVARSGADIACFQEVFLEADRRTLCDILARAGLAHWRYFSSAPGGSGLLTVSRYPIDEAAFMRFSRGGDPFAFEEGDWWAGKGAGLISVTLPGLGPIRVINSHLHARYSGDRYRELRQQQMAELLGLAETAGANDTPVLIAGDLNYRKDDPFWTGQIESCGLIELSRRWSPIDYVLAVGSTDFVFEHTEGEKLDGHLPDGETRFSDHVGILAVTTIRVRPQ is encoded by the coding sequence GTGACTACGCGACACGCCCCCGTATTGTTCAATCACCTCAGCGCCGAAGTTGACGACAAAAAGCAGGCCCCGCAAGCTGTGGCGTTGCACTTCCCTGCCCACTGCTCGAATGTACGGGCAATGAGGAAGAAAAAGACGGGCAACTGGTTCAGGCGGAGATCCAGGCTGAGTCAGGCGGGCATTGTTCTGGCCCTGCTGCTCATGGGCCTGATCCTGATCGGCGGGCGCATGTTCGCCACCTGGCATGTGCAGCCGGCGGTCTCTTCGCCCGACGCGCTGGAGCAATCTCCCTGGTTCCCTCTCCCTCCGGGCGAAGCCACCCTGCGCCTGGCCACCTGGAACGTCTGGGGCCTGCCCGCGCTCACGCCCCACCGCGCGAAGCGTATCCAGGCCCTGGCCGAAACCGTCGCCCGAAGCGGTGCCGACATCGCCTGCTTTCAGGAAGTGTTTCTCGAAGCCGACCGCCGTACACTCTGCGACATCCTGGCCCGGGCCGGATTGGCGCACTGGCGGTACTTTTCCAGCGCCCCCGGCGGCAGTGGCCTGCTGACCGTCAGCCGCTATCCGATAGACGAGGCGGCGTTCATGCGCTTCTCACGCGGGGGTGATCCTTTCGCCTTCGAGGAGGGGGACTGGTGGGCCGGCAAAGGCGCGGGCCTCATCTCCGTCACCCTGCCCGGTCTGGGCCCGATCCGCGTCATCAACAGCCACCTGCACGCCCGTTATTCTGGCGACCGCTACCGTGAACTGCGCCAGCAACAGATGGCCGAACTGCTCGGGCTGGCCGAAACCGCCGGAGCCAACGACACCCCGGTCCTGATCGCGGGAGATTTGAACTACCGCAAGGACGACCCCTTCTGGACCGGGCAGATTGAGAGCTGCGGCCTGATCGAGCTTTCCCGGCGCTGGTCCCCCATCGACTACGTGCTGGCCGTGGGGAGCACGGATTTTGTTTTTGAACACACCGAGGGCGAAAAACTCGACGGCCACCTGCCCGACGGCGAAACCCGTTTCTCCGACCACGTCGGCATCCTCGCGGTGACAACCATCCGTGTTCGCCCTCAGTGA
- a CDS encoding alpha/beta hydrolase encodes MKTCPFRGVSFFFLLTMAIGMMVPALCRAAPESGPFKVEESQVVFKEINGVKLAMSVYSPVMKERKDLPAIIFFHGGGWNVGSRRSFDLQAKYLASVGIVVFSADYRLATRDKVTVAECVKDAKSAIRYIRENAKDFGISPDKIVASGASAGAHLAACTAVVEGYDESGDDLDVSAVPDAMILFCAPVRIERERLNAAYQQRFDGQEEALSPYNHVRAGLPPTLLLSGDKDTQVPIEFVRGFAEKMQASGNECVVVEFAGKGHDFSRYDRQPDSFTQSLAEVEKRMDELYGQNQPSWLEAYVATLKQ; translated from the coding sequence ATGAAAACCTGCCCATTCAGAGGTGTTTCCTTCTTTTTCCTGTTAACGATGGCCATCGGCATGATGGTCCCGGCTCTCTGCCGCGCGGCCCCGGAGTCGGGGCCTTTCAAGGTGGAGGAATCCCAGGTCGTTTTTAAGGAAATCAACGGCGTCAAGCTGGCGATGAGCGTTTACTCGCCGGTGATGAAGGAGCGCAAGGACCTGCCCGCGATCATCTTTTTCCACGGCGGCGGCTGGAATGTGGGTTCGCGCCGTTCCTTCGACTTGCAGGCGAAGTACCTCGCCTCGGTCGGGATCGTGGTGTTTTCGGCCGATTACCGCTTGGCCACCCGCGACAAGGTGACCGTCGCCGAATGCGTGAAGGACGCGAAATCCGCCATCCGCTACATCCGTGAAAACGCGAAAGACTTCGGTATTTCGCCGGACAAGATTGTTGCCTCGGGGGCCTCGGCCGGAGCGCACCTGGCGGCCTGCACGGCGGTGGTCGAAGGCTATGACGAGTCTGGCGACGATCTGGACGTGTCCGCCGTGCCGGACGCGATGATTCTCTTTTGCGCGCCGGTGCGGATCGAGCGCGAACGCCTGAACGCCGCCTATCAACAGCGTTTCGACGGGCAGGAGGAAGCGCTCTCGCCCTACAACCATGTCCGGGCCGGGCTGCCGCCGACGCTCCTGCTCTCCGGCGACAAGGACACGCAGGTGCCGATTGAGTTTGTGCGCGGCTTTGCTGAAAAAATGCAGGCCTCCGGCAACGAATGCGTCGTGGTCGAATTCGCGGGCAAGGGACACGATTTTTCCCGTTACGACCGCCAGCCGGATTCCTTTACCCAGTCGCTGGCCGAGGTGGAAAAGCGCATGGACGAGCTCTACGGGCAGAATCAACCGTCCTGGCTTGAGGCCTACGTCGCGACCCTGAAACAGTAG
- a CDS encoding ClpP family protease, with the protein MNTFDKDTVRFDGGCEEKGKEEPKGGFRMLVEKKFLEQRKIFLWGEVNDESMQEVMEKLLYMDCDKPGEPIDFYINTPGGSITAGMAVYDTMKLLSSPIRVTVTGMAASMGSILLCGADKGNRFIFPHARVLIHQPLIMGRIVAPAVDINIQAEEMEKLRVELNNILAASSGQPLEKIVKDTDRDFYMTATQAIEYGLVDKIVEQI; encoded by the coding sequence ATGAACACATTCGATAAAGACACGGTTCGCTTCGACGGCGGGTGCGAAGAAAAGGGCAAGGAAGAGCCCAAGGGCGGCTTCCGCATGCTGGTGGAAAAGAAATTCCTCGAGCAGCGCAAAATTTTCCTCTGGGGCGAAGTCAACGACGAATCCATGCAGGAAGTCATGGAAAAGCTCCTCTATATGGACTGCGACAAGCCCGGCGAGCCCATCGACTTCTACATCAACACGCCCGGCGGCTCCATCACCGCGGGGATGGCCGTCTATGACACGATGAAGCTCCTTTCCTCGCCCATCCGCGTCACCGTGACGGGCATGGCCGCGAGCATGGGCTCGATCCTGCTCTGCGGCGCCGACAAGGGCAACCGCTTCATCTTCCCGCACGCCCGCGTGCTCATCCACCAGCCCCTCATCATGGGCCGGATCGTCGCCCCCGCCGTGGACATCAACATCCAGGCCGAGGAAATGGAAAAGCTCCGTGTCGAGCTCAACAACATCCTCGCCGCCTCTTCCGGCCAGCCGCTGGAAAAGATCGTCAAGGACACCGACCGCGACTTCTACATGACCGCCACCCAGGCCATCGAATACGGCCTGGTGGACAAGATCGTCGAGCAGATCTAG
- a CDS encoding DUF1573 domain-containing protein, with protein sequence MKPINFALAALLGAGTVLPLRAELEWETTTVTAPAEFGQASLQAAYPFKNTGSEPVRIVEVKTSCGCTYAAASQQLIPPGESAEIVAFFETEEREGPQTSSITVLTDEKAHPATVLRFHSDIPPAALLPTRVVKWSTADGREAKVLEIPTQPGVELVLGKPKRPLPVTVQLETYDSKTRPASASAAQPGSDSDPASAGQAPANGYTLTLTPLEGERGSGILPIEAHWADGRSRVYNIYVRCQ encoded by the coding sequence ATGAAGCCGATAAACTTTGCACTGGCCGCTCTCCTCGGGGCCGGAACCGTCCTCCCCCTCCGTGCCGAGCTGGAGTGGGAAACGACCACGGTGACCGCCCCGGCCGAGTTCGGGCAGGCGTCCCTGCAGGCCGCTTATCCCTTTAAAAATACGGGCAGCGAGCCGGTGCGCATCGTCGAAGTGAAGACCTCCTGCGGGTGTACCTACGCCGCTGCCAGCCAGCAACTGATCCCGCCCGGCGAATCCGCCGAGATCGTGGCCTTCTTTGAGACGGAGGAGCGCGAGGGGCCGCAGACCTCAAGTATCACCGTGCTGACCGACGAAAAGGCCCATCCGGCGACGGTGCTGCGCTTTCACTCCGATATCCCTCCGGCGGCGTTGCTGCCGACGCGCGTCGTCAAGTGGAGCACCGCAGACGGACGTGAGGCGAAGGTTTTGGAGATCCCGACGCAGCCGGGAGTCGAACTCGTGTTGGGCAAGCCGAAACGCCCGCTGCCCGTCACCGTGCAACTGGAAACCTACGATTCCAAAACGCGCCCGGCCAGCGCCTCCGCCGCCCAGCCGGGTAGCGACAGCGATCCTGCCTCTGCCGGGCAAGCCCCCGCTAACGGCTACACCTTGACTCTTACTCCTCTGGAAGGGGAAAGGGGCTCAGGCATCCTGCCCATTGAGGCGCATTGGGCCGATGGGCGCTCACGCGTTTATAATATCTACGTGCGCTGCCAGTAG